A genomic region of Vitis vinifera cultivar Pinot Noir 40024 chromosome 7, ASM3070453v1 contains the following coding sequences:
- the LOC100259587 gene encoding peroxisomal ATPase PEX6 isoform X2 → MVERRKPLVLSSTKILLDSIRNSARLNKRDGVTGNELSANESSPTLHLPVGILRLSDEKSVSSDPKLALLDDSALVGLPTSALKRLSVTSGSPVLVRNVETNVWRIAHVVVLDSPRAHGHSSDSKLPLSHSPHTMLIFPSLKYPQNDSVLLDGEVAYLSPLLAFNLDLHISCLKSLVHQGKETLAYLFEAKADEETRGRGSEASPISLSLEQSARLPRFASHLRASFVKIPECGTLESLQGNSSIEAEDRQEMIDLALHNYFKVDRYLARGDLFSVGIKWNCRSVMCIPCSQRMQNASDDIIHFKVVAMEPADEPVLRVNCTQTALVLGGSVPSAVPPDLLIGGSKGFMPLQADTVKMLASILTPLVCPSTLASKLRVTVLLYGLAGAGKRTVIRHVAQRLGLHIVEYSCHNLMSSAERKTSVALAQVFNTAHRYSPTILLLRHFDVFRTQEGSSNDQVGIASEVASVIRKFTEPVIEDEDIYSEKKLTSDFLKDAEKIKRHQVLLVAAADSSEGLPPTIRRCFSHEIRMGPLTEEQRAKMLSQSLQSISELLPNTDSEDFIKDIVGQTSGFMLRDMRALIADTGANLMPRCQTNKLEPGGTDNSLRFKAVQDTKSCEEAPQVLGKDDLAKALERSKKRNASALGTPKVPNVKWEDVGGLEDVKKSILDTVQLPLLHKDLFSSGLRKRSGVLLYGPPGTGKTLLAKAVATECSLNFLSVKGPELINMYIGESEKNVRDIFQKARSARPCVIFFDELDSLAPARGASGDSGGVMDRVVSQMLAEIDGLNDSTQDLFIIGASNRPDLIDPALLRPGRFDKLLYVGVNSDTSYRERVLKALTRKFMLHEDVSLYSIAKKCPPNFTGADMYALCADAWFQAAKRKVLSPPSDSSSMENQADSVIIRYDDFVKVLRDLTPSLSVAELKKYERLRDQFEGASK, encoded by the exons ATGGTGGAGAGAAGGAAGCCTCTTGTGCTCTCTTCAACCAAAATCCTCCTCGATTCCATACGGAACAGCGCGAGACTCAATAAGAGAGATGGAGTCACTGGAAACGAGTTGTCCGCCAATGAATCGTCGCCGACTCTGCACTTACCGGTGGGAATTCTCCGATTATCGGATGAAAAATCGGTCAGTTCGGACCCAAAGCTGGCTTTGCTCGACGATTCTGCTTTGGTTGGCCTCCCAACGTCTGCTCTCAAGAGGCTCTCCGTAACTTCTGGCTCACCG GTGCTTGTCAGAAATGTTGAGACAAATGTATGGAGAATTGCCCATGTTGTTGTTCTAGATTCTCCTCGCGCCCATGGACACTCATCTGACTCTAAACTACCACTTTCTCATTCTCCCCATACAATGcttatttttccttcacttaAATATCCTCAAAACGACAGTGTGCTTCTGGATGGGGAAGTCGCATATCTATCTCCTCTCCTTGCATTTAACCTTGACTTGCACATATCATGCTTGAAATCTCTTGTACACCAAGGCAAAGAGACTTTAGCATATTTGTTTGAAGCTAAAGCAGATGAGGAGACACGTGGAAGAGGGAGTGAGGCTTCTCCCATTAGTTTAAGCTTGGAACAGAGTGCTCGTTTGCCTAGATTTGCCTCACACTTGAGGGCTTCTTTTGTGAAGATTCCAGAATGTGGTACCCTTGAATCCTTGCAAGGGAATTCATCTATTGAAGCTGAAGATCGTCAGGAGATGATTGATTTGGCTTTGCATAATTACTTTAAAGTAGATAGGTATCTAGCCAGAGGCGATCTTTTCAGTGTTGGTATAAAATGGAATTGCAGATCAGTTATGTGCATTCCTTGCAGCCAAAGGATGCAAAATGCTAGCGATGACATAATCCATTTCAAG GTTGTGGCTATGGAACCAGCAGATGAACCAGTTCTTCGAGTTAATTGCACTCAAACTGCCCTTGTGCTTGGAGGAAGTGTTCCATCAGCTGTTCCACCTGATTTGTTGATTGGAGGATCAAAAGGTTTTATGCCTTTGCAAGCGGATACAGTAAAGATGTTGGCCTCCATACTTACACCACTTGTATGTCCATCAACACTTGCTTCAAAACTCAGAGTCACTGTTCTTTTATACGGTTTGGCAG GAGCTGGGAAGAGGACTGTTATTAGGCATGTTGCTCAAAGGTTGGGTCTGCATATTGTGGAATACAGCTGTCATAATCTGATGTCATCAGCTGAAAGAAAGACATCTGTTGCACTAGCTCAAGTTTTCAATACAGCTCACAG GTACTCACCGACAATACTTCTTCTTCGCCATTTTGATGTGTTCCGAACTCAAGAAGGTTCTTCAAATGATCAAGTTGGCATAGCATCTGAAGTTGCATCTGTTATTAGGAAATTCACTGAGCCAGTAATTGAAGATGAAGACATTTattctgaaaaaaaattaactagtGATTTT TTGAAGGATGCTGAAAAGATAAAAAGGCATCAGGTGTTGTTAGTGGCAGCTGCTGACAGTTCTGAAGGTCTACCACCAACTATTAGGCGTTGCTTCAGCCATGAAATAAGAATGGGTCCTTTGACTGAAGAACAAAGGGCTAAAATGCTGTCACAGTCGTTGCAAAGTATTTCTGAACTCCTCCCTAAT ACTGATTCAGAGGATTTTATAAAGGACATAGTTGGTCAGACATCTGGTTTCATGCTCAGAGATATGCGGGCTTTAATTGCCGATACTGGTGCAAATTTAATGCCCAGGTGTCAAACTAACAAACTTGAGCCTGGAGGCACAGATAATTCTCTAAGGTTCAAAGCAGTGCAAGACACCAAGTCATGCGAAGAAGCACCTCAAGTTCTGGGTAAAGATGACTTGGCCAAAGCATTGGAACGTTCCAAGAAAAGAAATGCATCAGCATTGGGTACTCCAAAG GTTCCTAATGTCAAATGGGAAGATGTTGGTGGGCTTGAGGATGTGAAGAAGTCGATTCTAGATACTGTTCAG CTACCTCTCCTTCACAAGGATTTGTTTTCATCCGGGTTGCGTAAGCGCTCTGGTGTTCTTCTTTATGGTCCACCTGGAACAGGGAAA ACTTTATTGGCAAAAGCTGTTGCAACAGAGTGCTCCCTCAATTTTCTGAGTGTAAAAGGGCCTGAACTGATCAACATGTATATAGGAGAATCAGAGAAAAATGTTCGAGACATTTTTCAGAAG GCAAGGTCAGCACGTCCATGTGTTATCTTCTTTGATGAACTTGATTCTCTTGCTCCAGCCCGAGGTGCCTCTGGGGATTCTGGGGGTGTTATGGACAGAGTAGTTTCCCAG ATGCTTGCAGAGATTGATGGCCTGAATGATTCTACACAG GACTTGTTTATTATAGGGGCAAGCAACAGACCTGATCTTATTGACCCTGCACTTCTCCGACCTGGCCGATTTGACAAGCTGCTATATGTTGGAGTTAACTCTGATACATCTTATCGCGAGAG GGTCCTCAAAGCACTTACCCGAAAGTTTATGTTGCATGAAGATGTATCGCTTTACTCAATAGCCAAGAAATGTCCCCCAAACTTTACTGGTGCAGACATGTATGCCCTATGTGCAGATGCTTGGTTTCAGGCTGCAAAACGAAAG GTTCTAAGTCCACCTTCTGATTCTTCTTCCATGGAAAATCAAGCTGACTCTGTCATTATTCGATATGATGATTTTGTGAAG GTCTTAAGAGATCTGACTCCCTCCCTCTCTGTAGCGGAGCTTAAAAAGTATGAGCGATTACGAGACCAGTTTGAAGGAGCTTCAAAATGA
- the LOC100259587 gene encoding peroxisomal ATPase PEX6 isoform X1 produces the protein MVERRKPLVLSSTKILLDSIRNSARLNKRDGVTGNELSANESSPTLHLPVGILRLSDEKSVSSDPKLALLDDSALVGLPTSALKRLSVTSGSPVLVRNVETNVWRIAHVVVLDSPRAHGHSSDSKLPLSHSPHTMLIFPSLKYPQNDSVLLDGEVAYLSPLLAFNLDLHISCLKSLVHQGKETLAYLFEAKADEETRGRGSEASPISLSLEQSARLPRFASHLRASFVKIPECGTLESLQGNSSIEAEDRQEMIDLALHNYFKVDRYLARGDLFSVGIKWNCRSVMCIPCSQRMQNASDDIIHFKVVAMEPADEPVLRVNCTQTALVLGGSVPSAVPPDLLIGGSKGFMPLQADTVKMLASILTPLVCPSTLASKLRVTVLLYGLAGAGKRTVIRHVAQRLGLHIVEYSCHNLMSSAERKTSVALAQVFNTAHRYSPTILLLRHFDVFRTQEGSSNDQVGIASEVASVIRKFTEPVIEDEDIYSEKKLTSDFQLKDAEKIKRHQVLLVAAADSSEGLPPTIRRCFSHEIRMGPLTEEQRAKMLSQSLQSISELLPNTDSEDFIKDIVGQTSGFMLRDMRALIADTGANLMPRCQTNKLEPGGTDNSLRFKAVQDTKSCEEAPQVLGKDDLAKALERSKKRNASALGTPKVPNVKWEDVGGLEDVKKSILDTVQLPLLHKDLFSSGLRKRSGVLLYGPPGTGKTLLAKAVATECSLNFLSVKGPELINMYIGESEKNVRDIFQKARSARPCVIFFDELDSLAPARGASGDSGGVMDRVVSQMLAEIDGLNDSTQDLFIIGASNRPDLIDPALLRPGRFDKLLYVGVNSDTSYRERVLKALTRKFMLHEDVSLYSIAKKCPPNFTGADMYALCADAWFQAAKRKVLSPPSDSSSMENQADSVIIRYDDFVKVLRDLTPSLSVAELKKYERLRDQFEGASK, from the exons ATGGTGGAGAGAAGGAAGCCTCTTGTGCTCTCTTCAACCAAAATCCTCCTCGATTCCATACGGAACAGCGCGAGACTCAATAAGAGAGATGGAGTCACTGGAAACGAGTTGTCCGCCAATGAATCGTCGCCGACTCTGCACTTACCGGTGGGAATTCTCCGATTATCGGATGAAAAATCGGTCAGTTCGGACCCAAAGCTGGCTTTGCTCGACGATTCTGCTTTGGTTGGCCTCCCAACGTCTGCTCTCAAGAGGCTCTCCGTAACTTCTGGCTCACCG GTGCTTGTCAGAAATGTTGAGACAAATGTATGGAGAATTGCCCATGTTGTTGTTCTAGATTCTCCTCGCGCCCATGGACACTCATCTGACTCTAAACTACCACTTTCTCATTCTCCCCATACAATGcttatttttccttcacttaAATATCCTCAAAACGACAGTGTGCTTCTGGATGGGGAAGTCGCATATCTATCTCCTCTCCTTGCATTTAACCTTGACTTGCACATATCATGCTTGAAATCTCTTGTACACCAAGGCAAAGAGACTTTAGCATATTTGTTTGAAGCTAAAGCAGATGAGGAGACACGTGGAAGAGGGAGTGAGGCTTCTCCCATTAGTTTAAGCTTGGAACAGAGTGCTCGTTTGCCTAGATTTGCCTCACACTTGAGGGCTTCTTTTGTGAAGATTCCAGAATGTGGTACCCTTGAATCCTTGCAAGGGAATTCATCTATTGAAGCTGAAGATCGTCAGGAGATGATTGATTTGGCTTTGCATAATTACTTTAAAGTAGATAGGTATCTAGCCAGAGGCGATCTTTTCAGTGTTGGTATAAAATGGAATTGCAGATCAGTTATGTGCATTCCTTGCAGCCAAAGGATGCAAAATGCTAGCGATGACATAATCCATTTCAAG GTTGTGGCTATGGAACCAGCAGATGAACCAGTTCTTCGAGTTAATTGCACTCAAACTGCCCTTGTGCTTGGAGGAAGTGTTCCATCAGCTGTTCCACCTGATTTGTTGATTGGAGGATCAAAAGGTTTTATGCCTTTGCAAGCGGATACAGTAAAGATGTTGGCCTCCATACTTACACCACTTGTATGTCCATCAACACTTGCTTCAAAACTCAGAGTCACTGTTCTTTTATACGGTTTGGCAG GAGCTGGGAAGAGGACTGTTATTAGGCATGTTGCTCAAAGGTTGGGTCTGCATATTGTGGAATACAGCTGTCATAATCTGATGTCATCAGCTGAAAGAAAGACATCTGTTGCACTAGCTCAAGTTTTCAATACAGCTCACAG GTACTCACCGACAATACTTCTTCTTCGCCATTTTGATGTGTTCCGAACTCAAGAAGGTTCTTCAAATGATCAAGTTGGCATAGCATCTGAAGTTGCATCTGTTATTAGGAAATTCACTGAGCCAGTAATTGAAGATGAAGACATTTattctgaaaaaaaattaactagtGATTTT CAGTTGAAGGATGCTGAAAAGATAAAAAGGCATCAGGTGTTGTTAGTGGCAGCTGCTGACAGTTCTGAAGGTCTACCACCAACTATTAGGCGTTGCTTCAGCCATGAAATAAGAATGGGTCCTTTGACTGAAGAACAAAGGGCTAAAATGCTGTCACAGTCGTTGCAAAGTATTTCTGAACTCCTCCCTAAT ACTGATTCAGAGGATTTTATAAAGGACATAGTTGGTCAGACATCTGGTTTCATGCTCAGAGATATGCGGGCTTTAATTGCCGATACTGGTGCAAATTTAATGCCCAGGTGTCAAACTAACAAACTTGAGCCTGGAGGCACAGATAATTCTCTAAGGTTCAAAGCAGTGCAAGACACCAAGTCATGCGAAGAAGCACCTCAAGTTCTGGGTAAAGATGACTTGGCCAAAGCATTGGAACGTTCCAAGAAAAGAAATGCATCAGCATTGGGTACTCCAAAG GTTCCTAATGTCAAATGGGAAGATGTTGGTGGGCTTGAGGATGTGAAGAAGTCGATTCTAGATACTGTTCAG CTACCTCTCCTTCACAAGGATTTGTTTTCATCCGGGTTGCGTAAGCGCTCTGGTGTTCTTCTTTATGGTCCACCTGGAACAGGGAAA ACTTTATTGGCAAAAGCTGTTGCAACAGAGTGCTCCCTCAATTTTCTGAGTGTAAAAGGGCCTGAACTGATCAACATGTATATAGGAGAATCAGAGAAAAATGTTCGAGACATTTTTCAGAAG GCAAGGTCAGCACGTCCATGTGTTATCTTCTTTGATGAACTTGATTCTCTTGCTCCAGCCCGAGGTGCCTCTGGGGATTCTGGGGGTGTTATGGACAGAGTAGTTTCCCAG ATGCTTGCAGAGATTGATGGCCTGAATGATTCTACACAG GACTTGTTTATTATAGGGGCAAGCAACAGACCTGATCTTATTGACCCTGCACTTCTCCGACCTGGCCGATTTGACAAGCTGCTATATGTTGGAGTTAACTCTGATACATCTTATCGCGAGAG GGTCCTCAAAGCACTTACCCGAAAGTTTATGTTGCATGAAGATGTATCGCTTTACTCAATAGCCAAGAAATGTCCCCCAAACTTTACTGGTGCAGACATGTATGCCCTATGTGCAGATGCTTGGTTTCAGGCTGCAAAACGAAAG GTTCTAAGTCCACCTTCTGATTCTTCTTCCATGGAAAATCAAGCTGACTCTGTCATTATTCGATATGATGATTTTGTGAAG GTCTTAAGAGATCTGACTCCCTCCCTCTCTGTAGCGGAGCTTAAAAAGTATGAGCGATTACGAGACCAGTTTGAAGGAGCTTCAAAATGA